From Streptomyces sp. HUAS MG91, the proteins below share one genomic window:
- a CDS encoding cystathionine gamma-lyase, which translates to MTATGGTERPPANGDGTRAVRAGLPEPVKNEPTLPGPVFAAHFHLPGDVSGPYTYGRDENPTWTHLERAIGELEAPGPAAVPCLTFASGMAAISAVLFSQLRAGDAVVLPSDGYQVFPLVREQLTAYGIEVRTAPTAGDAQLDVLDGARLLWLETPSNPGLDVCDIRRLADAAHARGALVAVDNTLATPLGQRPLELGADFSVASATKQLTGHGDLLLGYVVCADAGPAAAVRRWRKIVGAIPGPMEAWLAHRSLATLELRVARQNANALAVAQALRGRVTGLRHPGLPDDPSHAVAARQMRRFGCVVSFELPTRARAERFLDALDLVDEATSFGGVRSTAERRGRWGGDAVADGFIRFSAGAEDTEDLVADVLRALAESSG; encoded by the coding sequence ATGACGGCCACGGGAGGGACGGAGCGGCCTCCGGCGAACGGGGACGGGACGCGCGCGGTCAGGGCCGGCCTGCCCGAGCCGGTGAAGAACGAACCCACCCTCCCCGGGCCGGTGTTCGCCGCACACTTCCACCTTCCCGGCGATGTGTCAGGGCCCTACACGTACGGGCGGGACGAGAACCCGACCTGGACCCATCTCGAACGCGCCATCGGCGAGTTGGAGGCGCCGGGTCCGGCCGCCGTGCCGTGTCTGACCTTCGCCTCGGGCATGGCGGCCATCTCCGCCGTGCTGTTCTCGCAGCTGCGCGCGGGCGACGCGGTGGTCCTGCCGTCCGACGGCTACCAGGTCTTCCCGCTCGTGCGCGAGCAGCTCACCGCCTACGGCATCGAGGTCCGCACCGCGCCGACCGCCGGGGACGCCCAGCTCGACGTCCTGGACGGGGCGCGGCTGCTGTGGCTGGAGACGCCGTCCAACCCCGGGCTCGACGTCTGCGACATCCGCCGGCTCGCCGACGCCGCTCACGCGCGCGGGGCGCTGGTGGCCGTCGACAACACCCTCGCCACGCCGCTGGGGCAGCGACCGCTGGAGCTCGGCGCGGACTTCTCCGTGGCCAGCGCCACCAAGCAGCTCACCGGCCACGGCGATCTGCTGCTCGGGTACGTCGTTTGCGCGGACGCCGGTCCGGCCGCCGCGGTGCGGCGCTGGCGCAAGATCGTCGGGGCGATCCCCGGGCCGATGGAGGCCTGGCTCGCCCACCGGTCGCTCGCGACGCTGGAACTGCGGGTGGCCCGGCAGAACGCCAACGCGCTGGCGGTGGCGCAGGCGCTGCGCGGGCGCGTCACGGGCCTGCGCCACCCCGGGCTGCCCGATGATCCCTCGCATGCCGTCGCCGCCCGTCAGATGCGGCGCTTCGGCTGCGTCGTCTCCTTCGAACTGCCCACGCGCGCGCGGGCCGAGCGTTTCCTCGACGCGCTCGATCTGGTCGACGAGGCGACGAGCTTCGGGGGCGTCCGGTCGACGGCGGAGCGCCGCGGTCGCTGGGGCGGGGACGCCGTCGCGGACGGCTTCATCCGCTTCTCCGCGGGTGCCGAGGACACCGAGGACCTGGTGGCGGACGTACTACGGGCGCTGGCGGAGTCCTCGGGCTGA
- a CDS encoding NUDIX hydrolase, with product MTVRPVVKRTARAVLLDGDDLILIKRTKPGVDPYWLTPGGGVEPEDATVVDALHREVHEELGAKVVDVVPCFVDTVEHIGEDASTTGVKVQHFFVCRLESMDLGQRHGPEIDEPCGEYEIVRVPFTRVGIASVHLVPLSLRHFLDGNIEGVRAMHAPDLG from the coding sequence ATGACCGTCCGACCCGTGGTCAAGCGCACCGCACGCGCCGTTCTGCTCGACGGCGACGACCTCATCCTGATCAAGCGGACCAAACCCGGTGTGGATCCGTACTGGCTGACCCCCGGTGGTGGGGTGGAGCCCGAGGACGCCACCGTGGTGGACGCCCTGCACCGTGAAGTGCACGAAGAGCTCGGCGCCAAGGTCGTCGACGTGGTGCCCTGCTTCGTGGACACCGTCGAGCACATCGGCGAGGACGCGAGCACCACCGGGGTGAAGGTCCAGCACTTCTTCGTCTGCCGTCTGGAGTCCATGGACCTCGGCCAGCGGCACGGCCCCGAGATCGACGAGCCCTGCGGCGAGTACGAGATCGTGCGGGTGCCGTTCACCCGCGTCGGCATCGCCTCGGTCCATCTGGTGCCGCTCTCCCTGCGGCACTTTCTGGACGGCAACATCGAGGGCGTACGAGCGATGCACGCGCCCGATCTGGGCTGA
- a CDS encoding LysR family transcriptional regulator has protein sequence MDLALLRTFVTVHRAGSFTRAAALLGLSQPAVTSQIRTLERQLGRPLFLRQARGVTPTTIGDELAHKAAPHLDALVEITETGLDEESSVRTLHLAGPPEFTAERALPALTALTRNDGQSIALRASFGTAEETLEGLAAGHHDLAITTARPRGTLLTATPLCDEEHVLVAAPRWAARIGSGRLHRDAAPSLERFPVVEVHESLPLVTRYWSAVFDSRPAVAGTVVVSDLRAVLSCVIAGAGLAVLPRYLCDPALDRGEIVALLDPPVPPLRTYFLVVRTGTFALPHIARAHEWLLRAAVDWS, from the coding sequence ATGGATCTCGCCCTGCTGCGCACCTTCGTGACAGTTCACCGAGCCGGGTCGTTCACCCGGGCCGCCGCTCTGCTCGGTCTCTCGCAGCCGGCCGTGACGTCCCAGATACGCACGCTGGAGCGGCAGTTGGGGCGGCCTTTGTTCCTGCGCCAGGCGCGCGGTGTGACGCCCACGACGATCGGCGACGAGCTGGCGCACAAGGCAGCGCCGCATCTCGACGCGCTCGTGGAGATCACGGAGACCGGGCTCGACGAAGAGTCCAGCGTCCGCACCCTGCACCTCGCGGGCCCGCCGGAGTTCACCGCGGAGCGCGCGCTCCCCGCTCTCACCGCACTGACCAGGAACGACGGACAGAGCATCGCTCTGCGGGCCTCGTTCGGTACGGCCGAGGAGACCTTGGAGGGGCTCGCCGCCGGGCATCACGATCTGGCCATCACGACGGCCCGCCCGCGGGGCACCCTGCTCACCGCGACTCCGCTCTGCGACGAGGAGCACGTCCTGGTCGCCGCGCCGCGCTGGGCCGCCCGGATCGGCTCCGGCCGGCTGCACCGCGACGCGGCGCCCTCACTGGAGCGGTTCCCGGTGGTCGAGGTGCACGAGTCGCTGCCCCTGGTCACCCGGTACTGGAGCGCGGTCTTCGACTCACGGCCCGCCGTCGCCGGGACGGTCGTCGTCTCCGATCTGCGGGCGGTGCTGTCCTGCGTGATCGCGGGCGCCGGGCTGGCCGTCCTGCCGCGCTATCTGTGCGACCCGGCGCTCGACCGGGGCGAGATCGTCGCCCTGCTGGATCCTCCGGTGCCACCGCTGCGTACGTACTTCCTGGTCGTACGCACCGGCACCTTCGCGCTGCCGCACATCGCGCGGGCGCACGAGTGGCTGCTGCGCGCTGCCGTCGACTGGTCGTGA